ACCTCGGCCCTCGAGGCCATCCGAGGAGCGTTCGTCACCCTCGAGGAGCCCGCCGGCGCGCCTCGCGAGCGGCTCCATCTCCGGGGTTGCATCGGGACCATCGTGCCGCACGAGCCGCTTTACCGGAGCGTGATCCACAACGCGGTCGAGGCCGCTCTCAGGGACCCGCGCTTCCCACCGGTCGGGCCGGGAGAATTGGACCGTCTGGCCGTCTCGATCTCGGCGTTGACGCCCATCTTCCCGGTCGCGGGGCCCGAGGCGATCGTCATCGGCCGGGACGGCGTCGTCCTGGAGCGGGGCCCGAACAGGGCGGTCTTCCTCCCGCAGGTCGCGCCCGAGCAGGGTTGGGGTGTTAGGGAGCTCCTGGAGCACCTCGCCCTCAAGGCGGGTCTTCCCCGCGACGGGTGGAAGGACGGGACGCTCTCGGTGTTCCAGGCGGAGGTGTTCGGGAAGCCCTAGGCTTCAGGCCTCGGAGGCCGGCCGTGGGACCCGCGGACGCGGGCTCCCGTGGCCGCAGTCGTCGTGAGAGAGTTGCCGCAGGTGGACGAGCGCTCGGCTCTCCACCTGCCGGACGCGCTCGCGACTGAGGCCGAGGCGCCGGCCGACCTCGGCCAGCGTCTTGGCGCGCCTCCCATCGAGACCGAACCTCATCGCCAGGATCTCGCATTCGCGCCGCGGGAGGAGCCCGAGGATACGGCCGAGGAGCGCTAAACGGTCCTCCCGGATCAGCGAGTCGTCGGGCGTATCCGGGCTCGGCTCGCTCAGGGTCTCCTCCACGCTGAGGTTCGACTCGGCACCCATCAGCGTGCCCAGCGGAATCTCCCGCTTGGAGAGACCGAGCAGGAACCGCACCTCCTCTTCGGGCAAGCCGGCCCGCGCCGCGATCTCCTCGTTCGCCGGCGGCCTGCCGAGCGCGGCGGCGAACTCGCGCTCCGCCGCGCGGACCCGCGCGAGGTGGCGGAGGCGGTACCGCGGGACCCGTATGAGCGCCGTCTGGCTGAGCGCCATCTCGCAGATCCGCTTCCGGATCCACCAGACCGCGTACGAGGTGAACTTGACGCCGCGACGTGGATCGAAGCGGGCCGCGGCCTCCAGGACACCCACGGTCCCCTCGGCGAGGAGGTCCTCCATCGGGACGCCGAAGTGGCGGTACTCGCGGGCGATCCAGAGGATCCTCCGCCGGTGCGACTCGATCCAGTCGTCGCGATCCGGCCGGACGGGTGACTCGGCCCGAGGATCAGGCACCTCGCCGCGGGTCCGATCGCGACCTTCGTCCGTTCCTTCGCAGATCGTGCTCATGATCGCCCTCCCACCCCCCGCAGGCGATCCGTCGACCCTCCCGGCTCGACCTGGATCGACTTTACGGGAACCGTGCCGCGCGGAGGAAGCGCTCAAAAGCGAGGTGCGCACCTTGCTGCGGACCCCGACACCGCACCTCTTGCGGTCGCGCGAAAAGGCGGGGGCCTGGCGGAAGTAGAGCTTCAGCCGAGGAGATCGACGGCTTGAGGCTGGACGTCCTTCGCCTGGCGGGCTAATCTTTCCCACCCTCGCGAACTCCAAGGAGCCGTTCATGCGCGAAGAGGTCAGGAAACTCTGGCCGGAACTGGAATGGATCGCGGATCGCGACCTTCGCGAGAAGGTTCTCGCCACGTGGGTCAGGACGTTCGAGCTGAGCCCACTGACCCCCGAGGACCTCCACGAGATCCCGTTCACCCTTTTGGTCCCGAACTGCCCCGTCACGTTCATGGAGCACAAGCGCTGCGTCGTCCACATCGCCCGCCGCGCGGCGGAGTCGATGATCGAGCACCTCGGCCGGGCACTGCCGATCGACCTCGACACGGTGATCGCCGGCGCGATCCTCGCCGACGTGGGGAAGCTCCTCGAGTACGAGAAGGCCGACGGCAAGGCCCGTCAGAGCGAGCGGGGGGAGAGCCTCCGTCACCCCTTCACGGGGGTCGCGGTCGCCATGATGTGCGGCGTGCCCGACCGGGTCTGCCACGTCATCGCCGCCCACGCCGGCGAGGGGGACATGATCCGGCGCAGCACCGAGGCCACCATCGTCCACCACGCCGATTTCATGAGCTTCCTTCCGTTCAAGAACCTGAAGTAGTGAGGGAACCGATGAGCACGACCGCCGCCGCGAAGACGGAGACGATCACCGCGAGGATGGCGCGCT
The sequence above is drawn from the Terriglobia bacterium genome and encodes:
- a CDS encoding RNA polymerase sigma factor RpoD/SigA, with product MSTICEGTDEGRDRTRGEVPDPRAESPVRPDRDDWIESHRRRILWIAREYRHFGVPMEDLLAEGTVGVLEAAARFDPRRGVKFTSYAVWWIRKRICEMALSQTALIRVPRYRLRHLARVRAAEREFAAALGRPPANEEIAARAGLPEEEVRFLLGLSKREIPLGTLMGAESNLSVEETLSEPSPDTPDDSLIREDRLALLGRILGLLPRRECEILAMRFGLDGRRAKTLAEVGRRLGLSRERVRQVESRALVHLRQLSHDDCGHGSPRPRVPRPASEA
- a CDS encoding HDIG domain-containing protein, which produces MREEVRKLWPELEWIADRDLREKVLATWVRTFELSPLTPEDLHEIPFTLLVPNCPVTFMEHKRCVVHIARRAAESMIEHLGRALPIDLDTVIAGAILADVGKLLEYEKADGKARQSERGESLRHPFTGVAVAMMCGVPDRVCHVIAAHAGEGDMIRRSTEATIVHHADFMSFLPFKNLK